The Desulfovibrio sp. G11 region TCTGCCCGTCGGCGGGGCCGGTGATGCCGTTCGCGCCGCCAAGATGCACATTGTCTTTGACAATGGCGGCAAACCTCGAATTTCGGTATGCAGCAGCAAAGCCTTCGTCCACAAGGGCAAGGTCATCGGCGTCGACCCATCCTCCGGCTATGGGGCATTCTACAAAATGCCAGCGTCCGTCGCGCGAGGTATGGGCAATGAGCACAGGCGTTCCCAGGGGAAGCAGGGAATACTGGAAGTAGTCGAACGGATTTGCGCGCGGGTCCGGGGTAGGTTCGGAAAAGCGCGTCTGGTGTGTGGGCATTTCACGCAGGTCGGCATTGCGCACGGTGATGGCCGCCTGGGCGCGTGAGGGAAAATTTTTGAGGTCGGCATTGCGGGCTATGGCGTCCCATTCCGTCTGGGTCCAGCGTTCGCTGCCCTGTCTGTAACCCCTGGCCTTGCCGAAAATGGCCGCCACATCACGCTTGCGCATGGATGTCTTGCGCATGTCCCACGGGCCGAAAAATATGCGGTCAAAGCGCGCGACCTGACGATCCTGCTCGGTCTGGGAGATGAGGCGCCTGTCCGGTCCGGCATTCTGGGCGTAAACTTCAAGATTCTGGGGAAACTGGCGCAGGTCTGCAATGGTTCCCATCCAGTCCGGGGTATGACCGTCGCGGGGTGGGACGTTTTTGCCGCCGCAGGCGGCCAGAAGCAGCAAGGTGAGTGCCGGCAGAAGCAGGCGAAGGCGGGAAAGCATGGGCATGATCCTCCGGAAACCGGCCTCAGGTACGGGCCGTTTATTTAAAATAGCACTTCAAATATATAAATGCCAATATATTGTTTTTCACAGCTTTTCGCTGTTGCCGGCCGTTGCGGTATTGACATCGCAGCGTGCCCTCCTTAAAAGAAATCTCGCTGTCACCATCGTCTATCCGGTTAGGACGGCGGCCTCTCAAGCCGCTAAGACGGGTTCAAATCCCGTTGGTGACGCCAGTTTTTCTGAAAATGCAGCGCAGTTTGCCGATTGGTGTGCCGTTTGTATTTTTTCAGGGGCGTGAAGGTTGCCACCTTCGCGCCCCTTTTTGTGTTGTGCGTATGGGGTCAGGCCGGGCTGCCCCAGCCGGAAACAATGATAAGCATCCCGGCCAGAGCCACGCCGCCGCCTATCATGTCGGTGGTGGAAAGGTTCACGCCATCTACAAATTTGAGCCACGCCAGGGCAGTTGCCACATACACGCACCCATAAGCAGCATATACCCGCCCACTGGCGGCAGGGTGCATGGTCAAAAGCCAGGCAAAGGCGGCCAGGCTCAGAGCCGCCGGGACCAGAAGCCAGGGAGAGCCGCCCTTGCGCAGCCAGACATAAGGCAGGTAGCAGCCCGCGATTTCGGCAACAGCCGTGACCACAAACAGCAGAAATGTTTTCAGGATCATCTTTTTCTTCTTTTCCGCAGTTGACGAAACCCCTCACGGCCAGAATGCCAGAAGCGCGGGCCGGGGTCGAGTGGCTCATGCCGGTTCCCGGGGAAAAATGAAAGCGGAACGACCAGGGGCCTGCCCGGGCCGTTCCGCCGCTGCATGTGGGCATGCAGTGCAAAAGCTTATGCCTTGCGGATGCGTACCTTGTATTTGCGCAGAAAATCTGTGGGCATGTAGGTCATTTTGGCCTGACGCAAGCCTTCTTCGTCCAGGTCCTGTGCGCGGTTGATATAGGTGAATCCGGTTCCGGCGCGGCGGGCAAACGTGCAGTTGATGGTCTGGTATACGCCCTTGAAGCCGCTGAGGCCTTTTTCGTAATGCACTCCAAGGCTTGTGCCGTCAAGGTTTTCGCCCACGCTGAAAGCTACCATCTTGCCATCCACATACAGCGACCCGCCTACAAGGTTGCGAAAACTGTTCCAGTGGCTGAGTACACGGTTGATAGCCTCATTTTCGGCACGCAGCGATGGGGAGTCTTCGCATTCGTGCCACTGGCACCAGTCGTCCTGTACGGCCAGCACGTCTTCGATCATGCGGTCGTCCAGGTCGTGATAGTCTGGTTCGCCGTAGTTTTTGATGTAGCTGTTGTAGTGATTACGTTTTTTATGAAAACGGTTGCCAGGCAGGTCGGCAAGCTCTTCCTGCTTGTACAGGTATTCCCATTGCCCCCTGTCTTCTTCGGCGTCTACCAGGCCGGGCAGGCGTTCCTGCCAGACATGAAGCAATTCTTCGGGTACACGCACCACTTCATGGGCGGTTTCATTGAACGAGCAGGGCAAAAGGCTTTTCCAGTCCACAGCATTCCAGTCACCCACGGGGGCCCAGCATACTTCATAAGGACGGGTCTGGCGTATCCAGCACATACTGTCTTCAAAGCACCATTCAAGACCGTAGTATTCCTGCCAGCCCCAGAGGTTGGCAAGAGTGTAGTCCAGCGAGCGCTGGGGGGTGCGTTGCCAGATGTCATAGTAGCGCTGGCTGTCGTCCAGGCTTACGGGAATGAATTTTTTACTCACGGTTGTTCTCCTTGGAAAGGCCCGCGCGGAAAGCACAAGGGTTCTGCGGGCCGTCAGGCAGGGTGCGGCTGGCGGATCCTGCTCATGGCAAAGCGCATCCAGTCGCGGCGCAGCACCACGTAAAGCATGATGCTGGTCTGCAGGCATTGGGAAACGAGCATGGCCACAAAAACGCCCGAGGCCGTACCCCACAGCATATGTCCGAGCAGCCAGCCCAGGGGAAGGCGCACCAGCCAGAAGGTGCCGCCAAAAATCATCAGATTGTACTTGGTAGCTCCCGCCCCGGTCATTACGCCGCCCATGACGGTGCTGGCAATGGAAAAGGGCGTGGAAAGCAGGTTAAAGGTCAGGTAATTCACAATCTGGGCCTGTGTGCCAGGCTCCTGTGAAAGCATAAGGGCGATCTCCTGCCTGAACGGCCAGAGCAGGGCTGCCATAAGGCTCATGGCCAGGGCAGCCGCGCCGACCATAAACAGGGCAACTTTCTTGGCTTCGGCGGGCTTGCCCGCGCCAAGGCTGTTGCCTACAAGCACGGCGACACTCATGTTAAAGGCCATGCCCGGCAAAAAAAGAAGCGCTTCGACCCGCAGGCCGGCGGTAAGTCCGGCCAGGGCGTTCACGCTGTCAAAAGGCAATGAGGCTACCAGTACGAAAAGGGTCAGGTAGCCGGACTGCCAGACGATCTGCGCGGCTCCTGCGGGCAGGGCCACCTTGACAAGATAGGGCAGGCCAGCCTTGAGCCAGCGCGGGGTAGGCAGGGTGCGGCGTTGCAGGTAGCCCGAATGGGCAAGCAGGGCACAGTTGCATACCGCACCGAGGCATTGTGCGCCCACCGTGGCCCATGCAAGGCCCATGTAACCCCAGTTGGGCAGCCCGAACCAGCCCAGGCCGAAGCCGAGACAGGCCAGCAGATTGGCTGCGCACACCACGGCCGCCACCCATAACGGCGGAATGACCTGGCGCGTAGCGCGAAACATGACGCCCGTGGCAGCGTATACGTATTGGGCGGGCAGGGCCAGCATGCTGACCTGCCAGAGTTCTTTTGTCACAGGCATGATGCTGTCCGGAACCATGAGCATGCCCAGAATGGCATCGCCAAAGCGCCAGCCCAGCAGGGCCATGACAAAGCCAAGGCCAAAGCAGCCTATGACCGTGGTTGCCACATAGCGCTGCGCGCGAGCCACCTTGAGTGCGCCCAGCGACTGGCTCACGGCGGCGGTGGCTCCGCTGGAAATGGCCATGGCAACCACCATGAGAAAGATGCCGCACTGGTTGACCATGCCCAGGGCGGCCTGTACTTCGGCGCTTATTTGTCCCGCTACCCATACGGCCACAAAACCCATGAAGAACACAAGGTACATCATGAGCATCTGGGGCCATGTGAGACGCCATACGGCGCGGGGTGAGGTGCTCAGGTCGGGGGTTGGCCGAAGCTGAGGAGCGGACAGGCCGCGTTGTTCGATCACGGCAGAATCACAGTTCCGTTACGGCAGTCCGTCACGAAGTTATATGTGGCAGGATAAGGGCGCCATTTCATGGCCGCACGGCGGTCCTTGACAGCGGCAGGTTCGCTCGGGGTGCGCAGGGGTGCGTCGTATCCTTGGGCGGTATGCCGCGTCCCGGCAGGGAACCGGGGTTTCATCTCGCGCGACCGCGCCTATATAAGCCCTTCAAGGCAGCGGGCCAGATCGTCAGGCGATTCGCGCCGGCGGATGAGCCGTGCCGTGCCGTCACTCTGAATCAGCACTTCCGCCGGGCGGAGGCGCTGATTATAGTTGGAACTCATGGTAAAGCCATATGCGCCGGCGTCAAGTATGCCGAGCACATCGCCTTCCACAATTTCCGGCAATTCACGGTCTTTGGCCAGGATGTCGCCGCTTTCGCAGATATTTCCCACCACGGTCTGCACCATGGTTTCACGCTTTTCGTGACTGTTTTCGCCGTAGATTTCCACATCGTGGAAAGAATCGTACATGGCCGGGCGCACAAGCACATTGAAGCCAAGGTCCGTACCCGCATAGCGCTTTTCGCTGTTGTTCTTCACGGCGTGCACGCGGCCCAGCAGCACACCGCATTCGGCAGCCACGTAGCGGCCCGGCTCAATGAGAAAGCGGCCCGTATAGCCTGTTTTTTCGGCCCATGCGCTGATGAGTGCGTGCAGGCGGCTGCCCAGTTCGCCTGTATCCAGGCGGGGCTGGCCTTCATACTTGCGGTATGGGATGCCGAAGCCGCCGCCGAAGTCGATGATTTCAAGGTTTTGTAGCGCGCCCTGGGGCAGTTGTTCTGCCAGGCGCAGCAACACCTCGGCTGCATCCAGGTAGCCTCCGGCCTCCATAAACAGGGAGCCGATGTGCTGGTTTATGCCCGCCAGTGTCATGTCGTGCTTTTGCAGCAGGGCAAAAACGTCGTCCATCTGTTCTGGATTGACACCGAACTTGGTTTCCTTGCCCGCAGTGACGACCTTGGCGTGATGCCCTGCGCCAATGCCGGGGTTGAAGCGAATCATGACCTTGCCGCCCTTGTTGATACGGCCGAGATCGTCCAGTTGCGCGACGGAGTCCACGCTGATGAGCAGCCCGTGCTTGAGGGCATTCTGTAGTTCTTCCACAGAATTGTTATTGGAGATATAAAGAATCTGCCCGGGCGTAAATCCGGCAAGCAGGTCCATGTGCAGCTCGCCGGGACTCATGGCGTCTACTACCAGGCCTTCTTCGCGCGCCATGCGCAGCAGCACGGGATTGGAATTGGCCTTGACGGAATAGTTGACCCCGAAGCCGGGATGGCTTGAAAGGCCCATGAGGTCTCGGCAGCGCTGGCGCAGGACGTTTTCGTTATAGACATAGAGGGGAGTGCCGAAGGTTTCGGCCAGTTCGCGCGGGGTATGACGGCCGTAAAACTGGAGCTGGTCAGTGTAGCTGGAGCGGATGTCGGACATGGGTACCTCGGGGATGCCTCAAAAAATTTCTGGTGTGCCCGCGCGGGGCGGCAATCTACGTTTTGGGTAAGTAACAATTATCGTGGTCATGGTGTACGCTGTCAAGCCCGTGGTCTGGCTGCCGCCGGGTATACACTGTCACATTGACATAAAAAGCGTGCCGTGTTTTGGTTTCTTTTTTCACTGCGGGCGTTTTTTGCGCTTGTGCCGCAGGGGCGCGAGCATTGCACCACGCGGCAGGGCGCCCGCCCAAACGTCCGCAAGACCCCTGGAGTATTTATGCCCATCAAAAAAGGCGACACAGTGCGCGCGCACTATACGGGAACCCTGGATGACGGCACGGTGTTCGACTCTTCGCGTGAGCGCGATCCCCTTGAGTTCGTCATGGGCCAGGGCATGCTCATTCCCGGTTTCGAGGCCGCGGTTGACGGCCGTGAGGCCGGAGAAAGCGTTACCGTAACCATTCCTCCGGCCGAAGCCTATGGCGAAACCGATCCGGAACTGGTCTTTACCGTGGCCCGCGCCCAGGTGCCGGACCACATTCCCCTCAACGTGGGCGTGCCGTTGCAGCTTTCCAACGAGCAGGGCCAGATGGACGTGACCATCACCGAAGTGACCGCTGATGAAGTGACCCTTGACGCCAACCATCCGCTGGCTGGCAAGGCTCTCACCTTTGAAATAGAGATTGTCAGCGTCAACTAGCAGACGCCGGGCCGGCGGGCAGATGTCTGCCGGCCTTTTTCAGGGCTTTCCGGCATGTGGCGGCACGGGCCGCCCGGACGCCGCCGGCAGCAAGCGTTTTCCAACGAATTTTGGTGCGTCACCCCTTTTTCTGACGCGAGGTTTGTAATGAGCAGCAAAACCGCCAGACACAGCGCCATCCAGGCCATCACCACCTACAAACCCGAAGCGGCTCCTCTCAATTTCGCCGATACACGGCCCACGGACATCTTCGGTTGCAACGTGTTCAATGATCGCGTCATGCGGGAGCGCCTGCCCAAGGCCGTGTACCGCTCGCTGCGCAAAACCATTGAATTCGGCCAGCGTATGGACCCGTCCATAGCCGATACCGTGGCGGCGGTCATGAAAGACTGGGCCATTGAAAAAGGGGCAACTCACTTTACCCACATTTTCTATCCGCTTACCGGGCAAACGGCTGAAAAGCATGATAGTTTTCTCATGCCTGACGGCGCAGGCGGGGTGATTGCGGAATTTTCAGGCTCCATGCTCATCCGGGGCGAACCGGACGCTTCGTCCTTTCCTTCCGGTGGCCTGCGCTCCACGTTCGAGGCGCGCGGCTACACTGCCTGGGATGTCACAAGCCCAGCGTATATCATGGAAAACCCCAACGGAACCTTTTTGTGCATCCCCACTATGTTCCTTTCATGGACTGGTGTGGCCCTGGACAAGAAAACTCCGCTGCTGCGTTCAAGCCAGGCCCTCAATCGCGAAGCCAAGAGGGTGCTGAGCCTTTTCGGTATTGAGACGGAACTGCCCGTAGTGGCCTATGCCGGGCTTGAGCAGGAGTATTTTTCCATTGATCACAATTTTAACTTTGCCCGTCCCGATATCCAGATCGCCGGACGCACTCTTTTTGGCGCACGCCCGGCCAAAGGGCAGGAATTCAGCGACCAGTATTTCGGCGTGATCCCCCAGCGCGTACTTTCCTATATGATGGAAGTGGAGCGCGAGCTTTACAAGCTGGGGGTGCCAGTGCGTTGCCGCCACAACGAGGCCGCCCCGAGCCAGTATGAAATCGCGCCTCTTTATGAGGTCAGCAATGTGGCCGTGGACCATAACCATATTATTATGTCCACCCTGCGTAACGTGGCCAAGCGTTACGGCCTCAAATGCCTGCTGCACGAAAAGCCCTTTGCCGGAGTGAACGGGTCAGGCAAGCACGTGAACTATTCCATCGGCAATGCCGATCTGGGTTCTCTTTTTGAACCGGGCGAAACGCCGTATGCCAACGCCAAGTTTCTGGTGTTCTGCGCGGCCATGATCCGCAGCGTGCACAAGTTCGGCGGTCTTTTGCGCGCCACCGTAGCCAGCGCCAGCAATGATCACCGCCTGGGCGCCAATGAGGCTCCCCCGGCCATCATGTCCATCTTCCTTGGCGACATGCTTACCGAGGTTTTCGAGGCCTTCCGCGCCGGGCGGGTTGACGATGCCGTCAATGGCAAAAAGCGCGGCGCGCTCAATCTCGGCGTGGATACCCTGCCGCCCCTGCCGGCTGACCCGGGCGACCGCAACCGTACAAGCCCTGTGGCCTTTACGGGCAACCGCTTTGAATTCCGCGCGCTCGGCTCCAGCCAGTCTGCCGCTGGCTCCATCACGGCGCTCAACGTCATGATGGCCGACTCGCTGGGATTTGCCGCCGACTGGCTGGAAAAGGAACTGGCGCAGGGGCGCGATTTCAGAACCGCTCTGGAATCGTTTATCAGCCATGTCATTGAAGAGCACAGCGCCGTTATCTTTAACGGCGACGGCTATTCTGAAATCTGGCACAAGGAAGCCGTGCGGCGCGGCCTGCCCAACCTGCGCACCACGCCCGAAGCGCTGCCCGAGCTTACTCGCCCTGAAGTGGTTGAGATCTACGAAAAGGCCGAGGTGCTTAACCGGGCAGAACTCAAGGCCCGGCAGGACATCTATCTGGAGCAGTATTGCAAGACCGTGCGTACCGAGGCCAACCTGACCATACGCATAGCCCGTACCGTCATTTTTCCCGCAGCCATGCGCTATCAGGGCGAACTGGCGTCTACGGCGGCCAGCATGCAGGCTATCGGCATGGAGCCGAAAATCTTCACCCTTGAAGAAGTGACCGGGCAGTTGCGGCAAATGCAGGCCGCCACTATGACCCTTGAAAGCGTTTTGACCGAGGTGGACGCGCAGGGCCTGGGCATGGAAGCCGCCCGCCGTTACTGCAACGAGGTGCTGCCGTGCATGAACGAAGTACGCCGCCATGCCGATATGCTCGAAACGCGCGTTGCCGATGATCTGTGGGCTTTGCCCAATTATCAGGAAATACTGTTCGGCAAATAGGGTTTGTGGCGGCATGCCCGCTCAGGTAAACAACAGCGGCCCTGGCCCTGTTCACGCCAATGCCCTGTGGCATGCGCGCTGTGTGAAAAGGGCCGGGGCCATGTACTTTTTTTACAGGCGCTGCAGTTGAAAGGCTGTCTTTGAAGGTCGTGCACTGTCTTTATCCCTGCTGCGCGCGCAGTTTGTTGTTGACAGAGGCGCGGACGCTGTGTAACGTTTTAAAAAATTCTAGAGGAGCGTATTTGTATGAGCACTTTCTCCAACACCATTTCTTGCAGCTATCAGGGCTGGTGGTGGCGCATAAGACTGCGTGGGGGAGACGTGCGGGCTAAATAGTTCCGGTACGTAGGTATAGCTGTATGCAGGCGCCGTCTCCCTTGGGAGGCGGCGCTTTTTTTTGTTCTACAACTCGAGGATACGGCAGATGAAAGAGAACGGTGACAGGTTGCATTTGCTCACGTTGCGACAGTCCGCCCGGTGGCTGCCGGCGGACATGGATACCCCCATCAGCCTGTTTATGGGCATGGTGGGCGCCGGTAACGGCATTTTGCTGGAAAGCGCCGAGGTGGACGGCCGCTGGGGGCGCTACAGTATTCTTGCCTGCGATCCGGCTCTTTTCATCGCCTGCCGCGAAGGCAGGCTGGCCCTGGGTGTGAAAGACCAGAGGCTTGCCGCGCTTATGGTTTTTGAAGGCCGCCCTTTTGTGGAGGGCCTGCGTGCGCTCATGGCAGCCCTGGAGGTGCAGCCGCCTGAAAATGCCGCAAATCTGCCGCCCATTACCCGCGCCCTGTACGGGTATCTGGGGTTTGGCATGGCGGGGCTGTTCAATCCGGTGCTGGCATCCACCATGCCGGAAAACGAAGCAGACTGCCTGCTCATCCTGCCTGCCACCGTGCTGGTTTTCGATCACCTGTACAACCGGCTGTGCCAGGTGAGCCTTGGCGACCACCGGCCCCTGAACAGCGGCCGCCAGCCCTTGGAGGTGAACGCGGCCAGGGCTTCCGGTCCGGCCATTGATCCCGGTATGGTGCGGTCCGAACCTGATGAAGAGG contains the following coding sequences:
- a CDS encoding NlpC/P60 family N-terminal domain-containing protein produces the protein MPMLSRLRLLLPALTLLLLAACGGKNVPPRDGHTPDWMGTIADLRQFPQNLEVYAQNAGPDRRLISQTEQDRQVARFDRIFFGPWDMRKTSMRKRDVAAIFGKARGYRQGSERWTQTEWDAIARNADLKNFPSRAQAAITVRNADLREMPTHQTRFSEPTPDPRANPFDYFQYSLLPLGTPVLIAHTSRDGRWHFVECPIAGGWVDADDLALVDEGFAAAYRNSRFAAIVKDNVHLGGANGITGPADGQSVSIGAILPLPGGAADINPVGLLAPVKGGNGMAATTPVTVAPGDAALRPLPLTPANVARVGNVMMGQRYGWGGMFGERDCSALTRDLFTPFGLWLPRNSVAQARTGAISSLEGMSAKEKEEAILRNGVPFLSLVGMRGHITLYVGKYRGRPAIFHNVWGVRTIDGPDNNARFVIGRAVVTSITPGDELKNLYRGTTFVDRLRTLSTPADTLQ
- a CDS encoding YnfA family protein codes for the protein MILKTFLLFVVTAVAEIAGCYLPYVWLRKGGSPWLLVPAALSLAAFAWLLTMHPAASGRVYAAYGCVYVATALAWLKFVDGVNLSTTDMIGGGVALAGMLIIVSGWGSPA
- a CDS encoding DUF2156 domain-containing protein, encoding MSKKFIPVSLDDSQRYYDIWQRTPQRSLDYTLANLWGWQEYYGLEWCFEDSMCWIRQTRPYEVCWAPVGDWNAVDWKSLLPCSFNETAHEVVRVPEELLHVWQERLPGLVDAEEDRGQWEYLYKQEELADLPGNRFHKKRNHYNSYIKNYGEPDYHDLDDRMIEDVLAVQDDWCQWHECEDSPSLRAENEAINRVLSHWNSFRNLVGGSLYVDGKMVAFSVGENLDGTSLGVHYEKGLSGFKGVYQTINCTFARRAGTGFTYINRAQDLDEEGLRQAKMTYMPTDFLRKYKVRIRKA
- a CDS encoding MATE family efflux transporter; amino-acid sequence: MIEQRGLSAPQLRPTPDLSTSPRAVWRLTWPQMLMMYLVFFMGFVAVWVAGQISAEVQAALGMVNQCGIFLMVVAMAISSGATAAVSQSLGALKVARAQRYVATTVIGCFGLGFVMALLGWRFGDAILGMLMVPDSIMPVTKELWQVSMLALPAQYVYAATGVMFRATRQVIPPLWVAAVVCAANLLACLGFGLGWFGLPNWGYMGLAWATVGAQCLGAVCNCALLAHSGYLQRRTLPTPRWLKAGLPYLVKVALPAGAAQIVWQSGYLTLFVLVASLPFDSVNALAGLTAGLRVEALLFLPGMAFNMSVAVLVGNSLGAGKPAEAKKVALFMVGAAALAMSLMAALLWPFRQEIALMLSQEPGTQAQIVNYLTFNLLSTPFSIASTVMGGVMTGAGATKYNLMIFGGTFWLVRLPLGWLLGHMLWGTASGVFVAMLVSQCLQTSIMLYVVLRRDWMRFAMSRIRQPHPA
- the lysA gene encoding diaminopimelate decarboxylase — encoded protein: MSDIRSSYTDQLQFYGRHTPRELAETFGTPLYVYNENVLRQRCRDLMGLSSHPGFGVNYSVKANSNPVLLRMAREEGLVVDAMSPGELHMDLLAGFTPGQILYISNNNSVEELQNALKHGLLISVDSVAQLDDLGRINKGGKVMIRFNPGIGAGHHAKVVTAGKETKFGVNPEQMDDVFALLQKHDMTLAGINQHIGSLFMEAGGYLDAAEVLLRLAEQLPQGALQNLEIIDFGGGFGIPYRKYEGQPRLDTGELGSRLHALISAWAEKTGYTGRFLIEPGRYVAAECGVLLGRVHAVKNNSEKRYAGTDLGFNVLVRPAMYDSFHDVEIYGENSHEKRETMVQTVVGNICESGDILAKDRELPEIVEGDVLGILDAGAYGFTMSSNYNQRLRPAEVLIQSDGTARLIRRRESPDDLARCLEGLI
- a CDS encoding FKBP-type peptidyl-prolyl cis-trans isomerase — encoded protein: MPIKKGDTVRAHYTGTLDDGTVFDSSRERDPLEFVMGQGMLIPGFEAAVDGREAGESVTVTIPPAEAYGETDPELVFTVARAQVPDHIPLNVGVPLQLSNEQGQMDVTITEVTADEVTLDANHPLAGKALTFEIEIVSVN
- a CDS encoding glutamine synthetase III family protein, with the translated sequence MSSKTARHSAIQAITTYKPEAAPLNFADTRPTDIFGCNVFNDRVMRERLPKAVYRSLRKTIEFGQRMDPSIADTVAAVMKDWAIEKGATHFTHIFYPLTGQTAEKHDSFLMPDGAGGVIAEFSGSMLIRGEPDASSFPSGGLRSTFEARGYTAWDVTSPAYIMENPNGTFLCIPTMFLSWTGVALDKKTPLLRSSQALNREAKRVLSLFGIETELPVVAYAGLEQEYFSIDHNFNFARPDIQIAGRTLFGARPAKGQEFSDQYFGVIPQRVLSYMMEVERELYKLGVPVRCRHNEAAPSQYEIAPLYEVSNVAVDHNHIIMSTLRNVAKRYGLKCLLHEKPFAGVNGSGKHVNYSIGNADLGSLFEPGETPYANAKFLVFCAAMIRSVHKFGGLLRATVASASNDHRLGANEAPPAIMSIFLGDMLTEVFEAFRAGRVDDAVNGKKRGALNLGVDTLPPLPADPGDRNRTSPVAFTGNRFEFRALGSSQSAAGSITALNVMMADSLGFAADWLEKELAQGRDFRTALESFISHVIEEHSAVIFNGDGYSEIWHKEAVRRGLPNLRTTPEALPELTRPEVVEIYEKAEVLNRAELKARQDIYLEQYCKTVRTEANLTIRIARTVIFPAAMRYQGELASTAASMQAIGMEPKIFTLEEVTGQLRQMQAATMTLESVLTEVDAQGLGMEAARRYCNEVLPCMNEVRRHADMLETRVADDLWALPNYQEILFGK